Proteins from a single region of Crassaminicella profunda:
- a CDS encoding anaerobic ribonucleoside-triphosphate reductase activating protein, which yields MNIIGQEKASFIDYPDKISIVYFCSNCNMLCKYCHNYHLVKGQGETIDHDEIFAFLKKRKKFVDAVCISGGEPTLHRGLYDFAKRVKDTGYLVKLDTNGSNPEVVKRLIHEKIVDYVAMDIKAPFHKYETVIGTNIDIKAIKNTIDLLRNSHIDYEFRTTVCKELLTKEDILEIANYLKGSKRYSIQNFRDGETVLVGENKLHPYDIETLEEIEKELEGYFEVFKIRK from the coding sequence ATGAACATTATAGGGCAAGAAAAAGCATCTTTTATTGATTATCCTGATAAAATTAGCATCGTTTATTTTTGTTCAAATTGCAATATGCTATGCAAATATTGTCATAATTATCATTTGGTCAAAGGCCAGGGGGAGACCATTGACCATGATGAAATATTTGCTTTTCTAAAAAAGAGGAAAAAATTTGTAGATGCTGTATGTATTTCTGGGGGGGAACCAACTTTACATAGAGGATTATATGATTTTGCAAAAAGAGTAAAGGATACAGGGTATTTAGTAAAATTAGATACCAATGGAAGTAATCCAGAAGTAGTCAAAAGGCTGATCCACGAAAAGATTGTAGATTATGTAGCCATGGATATAAAAGCGCCCTTTCATAAATATGAAACGGTTATAGGAACGAATATAGATATAAAAGCTATAAAGAATACGATTGATCTTCTAAGAAATTCACATATAGATTATGAATTTCGGACAACTGTGTGCAAAGAGTTATTAACCAAAGAAGATATTTTAGAGATTGCAAACTATTTAAAGGGTAGTAAAAGGTATTCTATACAAAATTTTAGGGATGGAGAAACCGTATTAGTAGGAGAGAATAAGCTACATCCCTATGATATAGAAACGTTAGAAGAGATAGAAAAAGAATTAGAAGGATATTTTGAAGTTTTTAAAATTCGAAAATGA
- the cobO gene encoding cob(I)yrinic acid a,c-diamide adenosyltransferase gives MEKGYIHVYTGNGKGKTTAGLGLTLRALGAGKKVFIAQFVKSIEYSELKILKNLDHVHVSLYGHGCFVTKEPAKEDILAAQEGLENVRNILKSQKYDLVILDEITIAIFFKLLSTQDVLSLLDDKPDPTELVITGRYCPAEIIEKADLVTEMKEIKHYYTQGVLSREGIDK, from the coding sequence ATGGAAAAAGGATATATTCATGTGTATACGGGAAATGGAAAAGGAAAAACCACAGCAGGACTAGGTCTTACTTTAAGAGCCTTAGGGGCAGGAAAGAAAGTTTTCATTGCTCAATTTGTAAAATCTATAGAATATAGCGAACTAAAAATTTTAAAAAACTTAGATCATGTTCATGTATCACTCTATGGACATGGTTGCTTCGTCACAAAAGAACCTGCAAAAGAAGATATCTTAGCTGCACAGGAAGGTTTAGAAAATGTAAGGAATATCTTAAAAAGCCAAAAGTATGATTTAGTGATTTTAGATGAAATTACTATTGCTATATTTTTTAAGCTTCTTTCTACTCAAGATGTATTATCTTTACTAGATGATAAGCCTGACCCTACAGAGTTAGTGATTACTGGAAGATATTGTCCTGCAGAGATTATAGAAAAAGCTGATTTAGTAACAGAAATGAAAGAAATCAAGCATTATTATACCCAAGGGGTTTTAAGTAGAGAAGGAATTGACAAATAA
- a CDS encoding serine protease, with product MIIKAKPLKTIIMKTEKPFKDMKCTFNHERSQSLKGSLNKSVLFCRIIGMNEHENEYIHELKELDKYLQSMQGNYILFTKGLEKALDINEVEKMKRVMDEYMDFENQNYKSLYPLSNLNMGYEIKNECLEWTKKLVFKEIMDLYDVNNIGKSKTIRKNFGVKLLLWMNKYLKQLFENIGNMDVIHKVVFYGEIKEHELYFLILLSKIGCDVLYINPKEDIEQLLPQINNYSNAARGKKIHATIIPFTVGNHRKKINYLPKVQTAREEKGRSINFERKINKDHSNAENQGEKSYEEIARLAESVVMINVYDGEKQLIGRGSGVVISNDGFMITNFHVVHKGAFFGVVFENDENEYMTYNIIKYHTDYDLALIQVDRRTKPIEVNEKNLDLVRGQKIVTIGSPLGLFNTISDGIVSGFRNFDDIKMVQITAPISPGSSGGALINMYGKLVGITTSGLEGQNLNMAVPDQYIKQFAGNILNAI from the coding sequence ATGATTATAAAAGCAAAGCCTTTGAAAACTATAATAATGAAGACTGAAAAACCTTTTAAAGACATGAAATGTACTTTTAACCATGAAAGAAGTCAATCTTTAAAGGGAAGTCTTAATAAATCAGTTCTTTTTTGCAGAATAATAGGAATGAATGAGCATGAGAATGAGTATATTCATGAATTGAAAGAACTAGATAAGTATTTGCAATCCATGCAAGGAAATTATATTTTATTTACAAAGGGGTTAGAAAAAGCTTTAGACATAAATGAAGTAGAAAAAATGAAGAGGGTCATGGATGAATATATGGACTTTGAAAATCAGAACTATAAAAGTCTATATCCATTATCTAACTTGAATATGGGGTATGAAATAAAAAATGAATGCTTAGAATGGACGAAAAAGTTAGTATTTAAAGAAATAATGGATTTGTATGATGTCAATAATATAGGTAAAAGTAAAACAATTAGAAAAAACTTTGGAGTCAAATTATTATTATGGATGAACAAATATTTAAAGCAGCTGTTTGAAAATATAGGGAATATGGATGTTATTCACAAAGTTGTATTTTATGGAGAAATTAAAGAACATGAGCTGTACTTTTTGATATTATTATCTAAAATAGGGTGCGATGTACTCTATATTAATCCTAAAGAAGATATAGAACAGTTACTTCCTCAAATAAATAATTATTCAAATGCTGCAAGGGGTAAAAAAATACATGCTACAATCATTCCATTTACAGTAGGTAATCATAGGAAGAAAATAAATTATTTACCTAAAGTACAAACAGCTAGGGAGGAAAAGGGTAGATCTATAAATTTTGAGAGAAAAATAAATAAAGACCATTCAAATGCAGAGAATCAGGGTGAAAAAAGTTATGAAGAAATTGCAAGGTTGGCAGAATCAGTAGTGATGATTAATGTATATGATGGGGAAAAACAATTAATTGGAAGAGGTTCAGGGGTTGTAATCAGTAATGATGGATTTATGATAACGAATTTTCATGTAGTACATAAAGGTGCATTCTTTGGTGTAGTTTTTGAAAATGATGAAAATGAATACATGACATATAATATTATCAAATATCATACGGATTATGATTTAGCATTAATACAGGTAGACAGGAGAACAAAACCTATTGAAGTAAATGAAAAGAACTTAGATTTGGTAAGAGGGCAGAAGATTGTAACAATAGGTAGCCCTTTAGGTTTGTTCAATACTATTTCAGACGGTATTGTATCAGGTTTTAGAAATTTTGATGATATAAAAATGGTCCAAATAACAGCCCCCATTTCTCCAGGAAGTTCAGGAGGTGCATTGATTAATATGTATGGAAAGCTAGTAGGAATTACAACATCAGGGTTAGAGGGACAAAATCTAAATATGGCTGTACCTGATCAATATATCAAACAATTTGCTGGGAATATATTAAATGCTATATAA